The following proteins come from a genomic window of Theileria equi strain WA chromosome 2 map unlocalized gcontig_1105316255037, whole genome shotgun sequence:
- a CDS encoding conserved hypothetical protein (encoded by transcript BEWA_040830A) has translation MNTRLPIRFASVFETDDTVTFVEGNYRIIKFEKNSNNWTILPSVENDEYGSFVCRCYGILGMISFLEGPYLILVTDIKQCGKLFLEHEVHIVESKRLIPLYHPCTFKQSERRYIDLFNQFDISNGFFFSYSYDLTNSVQINRYISQGDIKQNLSEFDSALLDQKFCFNYKHIENLLSHYRDSEPLCLKIIHGYYGESVLNLSGRSLTLTLISRRSRYYAGTRYRKRGIVADGHVANDVETEQIIHDWFMTGSIMSFVQIRGSTPTFWSQDTSQSILIKPPVVFNQNDPTYTSMREHVKELYSLYGSPLIFLNLLSDAQNTDEGELSKRFGDAIYAINNELPGCIQLKYFSKDIRLALEHGIAKKVLKEVIDTVLENTGFFHVRGQNVISVQFGTLRSSCLDCLDRTSALAQHLGLFIFRDQLSRIGITTSNIDAIHYGDTHIPNPNFQAERFNEIKDPILELVKDNYEKMGDVLSMQYAGSKALRKYEGHGSAANLSSQLFTNLKRRYHNYFDDTERQTKLNIFLGIHRAGIHPHPWVYDSDLFIHFEKLHCNFECVDWWVIPLSCFLKRIRLISGDARRPWVELFDDDCEYKPWMGIINAIDLSVFDRCMDEGPLSETPQKKVNFIENTPRPNESYISICDEVRQCGKMVQVIRKGLDEHTSQIQESMSDITDFDSEDEGICIIEPNYDDFSQFMNPENLRKGDVCLEIESIEVNRNIYESFIL, from the coding sequence ATGAACACACGGCTGCCTATTCGTTTCGCATCTGTATTTGAAACAGATGATACAGTGACCTTTGTTGAAGGTAACTATCGCATAATtaaatttgaaaagaaCAGTAATAACTGGACAATTCTACCCTCTGTTgagaatgatgaatatGGCAGTTTTGTGTGCCGCTGCTATGGAATTCTCGGAATGATATCGTTTTTAGAGGGACCATACCTAATTTTGGTTACTGATATAAAACAGTGCGGAAAACTCTTTCTGGAGCACGAGGTTCACATAGTAGAATCAAAAAGGCTGATTCCACTGTATCATCCTTGCACATTTAAACAAAGCGAAAGACGTTATATCGATTTATTTAATCAGTTTGATATCTCTAATGGCTTCTTTTTTAGCTATAGTTATGATCTGACAAATTCTGTCCAAATAAATAGATATATTTCCCAAGGTgatataaaacaaaatttatcGGAATTTGATTCTGCTCTTTTAgaccaaaaattttgttttaacTATAAACATATTGAAAATTTATTATCGCACTACAGAGATTCCGAACCGCTATGCCTTAAAATTATCCATGGTTATTACGGTGAATCAGTATTAAATTTATCTGGAAGAAGCCTAACTTTGACATTGATATCGAGAAGGTCTCGTTACTATGCGGGCACACGATATAGGAAGAGAGGAATTGTGGCTGATGGACACGTTGCAAACGATGTCGAAACTGAACAAATAATACATGATTGGTTTATGACAGGATCTATTATGTCATTTGTTCAAATAAGAGGTTCAACCCCTACATTCTGGTCCCAAGATACTAGCCAATCTATTTTAATAAAGCCCCCTGTAGTATTTAATCAAAATGATCCTACTTATACATCCATGCGAGAGCATGTCAAGGAACTCTATTCTTTGTATGGGTCTCCTCTGATTTTCCTAAATTTATTATCGGATGCTCAAAATACCGACGAAGGGGAGTTGTCTAAAAGATTTGGTGATGCAATATATGCTATAAACAATGAGCTTCCAGGGTGTATTCaattgaaatatttttccaaagatatAAGATTGGCGCTAGAACATGGTATTGCAAAGAAAGTCTTGAAGGAAGTAATTGACACTGTTCTAGAAAACACTGGGTTTTTTCATGTACGTGGGCAAAATGTTATCTCTGTGCAGTTTGGAACTTTACGATCCAGTTGTTTGGATTGTTTGGATAGGACTAGTGCTCTAGCACAGCACTTGGGCTTATTCATCTTTAGAGACCAGCTTTCCAGAATTGGTATCACAACTTCAAATATAGATGCAATACACTATGGAGATACGCATATACCAAATCCTAATTTTCAAGCTGAAAGATTTAATGAAATAAAGGATCCTATTTTAGAACTCGTTAAGGATAATTATGAAAAGATGGGTGATGTGCTGTCAATGCAATACGCAGGCTCTAAAGCATTGCGCAAATATGAAGGTCATGGAAGTGCCGCAAACCTTTCTTCACAGCTTTTTACCAATCTTAAGAGGAGGTATCACAACTATTTTGATGACACGGAGAGACAAACTAAGCTCAATATATTCCTTGGTATTCATAGGGCTGGTATCCATCCTCATCCGTGGGTATACGATAGCGATTTGTTTATACATTTCGAGAAACTCCACTGCAATTTTGAGTGTGTAGATTGGTGGGTCATACCTTTATCATGTTTCTTGAAACGCATACGTTTGATTTCTGGAGACGCAAGGAGACCCTGGGTAGAATTATTCGATGATGATTGTGAATATAAGCCTTGGATGGGCATAATAAATGCCATAGACCTATCAGTGTTTGACAGGTGTATGGATGAAGGACCACTATCGGAAACTCCACAAAAAAAGGTAAATTTTATAGAGAATACCCCTAGACCAAACGAGAGCTACATTAGTATTTGTGATGAGGTGCGACAATGCGGTAAGATGGTGCAAGTAATACGAAAGGGCCTTGATGAACATACGTCTCAAATT